One Paraburkholderia agricolaris DNA segment encodes these proteins:
- a CDS encoding MFS transporter, producing MKIKGIRWWMVSLVAAGLIINYLARNTLSVAAPTLMKDLNITTAQYSHVVVAWQLCYAFMQPVAGYVLDTVGTKLGFAAFALAWSLACAAAAWSTGWRSLALFRGVLGIAEAAGIPAGVKATSEWFPAKERSVAIGWFNIGSSVGALLAPPLVVWALLHGQWQWAFLIVGVAGIVWSVLWMLLYKHPQKQKLLSDAEREYILSGQEAKHSEFGAVKRSWTAMLGSRDFWAIGIPRILSEPAWQTFNAWIPLYMMTERHMNLKEVALYAWMPFLAADIGCVLGGYLSPLFHKYVKVSLFTSRKLVFVVGALCMIGPACVGLVASPYAAVALLCVGGFAHQTLSGALYAITSDMFGKNEVATATGMGGMAGYLGAAAFTALFGVLVTQIGYSPLFVVLAVFDIIAAGVVCLLARSSDKTPEPRWTAVSAVAK from the coding sequence ATGAAAATCAAAGGCATCCGCTGGTGGATGGTCAGCCTGGTCGCGGCCGGCCTGATCATCAATTACCTTGCGCGCAATACGTTGTCGGTGGCCGCGCCGACGTTGATGAAGGACCTCAACATCACGACCGCGCAGTATTCGCACGTGGTGGTGGCGTGGCAGCTTTGCTACGCGTTCATGCAGCCGGTCGCGGGCTATGTGCTCGACACGGTCGGCACCAAGCTCGGCTTTGCGGCGTTTGCGCTGGCCTGGTCGCTCGCCTGCGCGGCGGCGGCCTGGTCGACGGGCTGGCGCAGCCTGGCGTTGTTTCGCGGCGTGCTTGGCATTGCCGAAGCGGCCGGCATCCCGGCCGGCGTCAAGGCGACGAGCGAGTGGTTCCCGGCGAAGGAGCGCTCAGTTGCGATTGGCTGGTTCAATATCGGCTCGTCCGTGGGGGCGCTGCTGGCGCCGCCGCTGGTTGTCTGGGCGTTGCTGCACGGCCAATGGCAATGGGCGTTTCTGATCGTCGGCGTGGCGGGGATTGTCTGGAGCGTGCTATGGATGCTGCTGTACAAGCACCCGCAGAAACAGAAGCTGTTGAGCGACGCCGAGCGCGAATACATCCTCAGCGGGCAGGAGGCGAAGCACAGTGAATTCGGCGCGGTCAAACGCAGTTGGACTGCCATGCTCGGCAGCCGCGATTTCTGGGCAATCGGTATTCCGCGGATTCTCTCCGAGCCGGCGTGGCAAACCTTCAACGCGTGGATTCCGCTCTACATGATGACCGAGCGGCACATGAACCTGAAGGAAGTCGCGCTGTACGCGTGGATGCCGTTTCTGGCGGCGGATATCGGCTGCGTACTCGGCGGCTACCTGAGCCCGCTGTTTCATAAGTATGTGAAGGTCTCGCTGTTCACGTCGCGCAAGCTGGTTTTCGTGGTTGGCGCGCTCTGCATGATCGGCCCGGCCTGCGTCGGGCTGGTGGCGAGTCCTTATGCTGCCGTTGCGTTGCTGTGTGTCGGCGGCTTTGCCCACCAGACCCTGTCGGGTGCGCTGTACGCGATCACCTCCGACATGTTCGGCAAGAACGAAGTCGCTACCGCCACCGGCATGGGCGGCATGGCGGGTTATCTGGGCGCGGCGGCATTCACAGCGCTGTTTGGCGTGCTGGTCACGCAGATCGGCTACAGCCCGTTGTTTGTGGTGCTGGCGGTGTTCGACATCATCGCGGCGGGTGTGGTGTGTCTGTTGGCCCGAAGCAGCGACAAGACACCCGAGCCGCGCTGGACGGCAGTGAGTGCGGTGGCCAAGTGA
- a CDS encoding DUF2867 domain-containing protein → MPDTSRSVLCVAVPAESGVGRLYDAPDLADAYAVRLPDGTIDDPELLARFLFAHQPRWVAKLLSLRDALVAHFGIKTAKELRAAGSSSTRERVDIFRIYTRSAREIILGENDSHLDFRLSLLQQTRDTHEGGTRYLILSTVVHCHNGLGRFYILAIAPFHRLVVRSSLRRAARIGWPTA, encoded by the coding sequence ATGCCAGATACCAGCCGTTCCGTGCTTTGCGTCGCTGTGCCGGCCGAATCCGGCGTAGGCCGCCTTTACGATGCCCCGGACCTCGCGGATGCGTACGCCGTCCGCTTGCCGGACGGCACCATTGACGACCCGGAATTACTCGCGCGTTTTCTGTTTGCGCACCAGCCGCGATGGGTGGCGAAACTCCTGAGCCTGCGCGATGCGCTAGTCGCCCATTTCGGAATCAAGACGGCAAAGGAGCTGCGCGCGGCTGGTTCGTCCAGCACGAGAGAACGCGTCGACATCTTCAGAATCTACACGCGCAGCGCGCGCGAGATCATCCTCGGCGAGAACGACAGCCATCTCGACTTCAGGCTTTCGCTGTTGCAGCAAACGCGCGATACGCACGAGGGCGGCACGCGCTATCTGATCCTGTCTACCGTCGTGCATTGCCACAACGGGCTCGGTCGTTTCTATATCCTCGCCATCGCCCCGTTCCACCGCCTGGTGGTTCGCTCATCGTTGCGCCGGGCGGCGCGCATCGGCTGGCCGACGGCCTGA
- a CDS encoding IclR family transcriptional regulator, with product MDVKLVARTLDLFELFAAEQRPLPLTELARLLNVPVSSCLALARTLVSRGYLYEVRKRGGYYPTRRLQLLASAINAVDPIVEMVHPRLVELRDASGETAVLGKIHGTAVVYLDVVESTKAIRYTRAPGELRPLHANSIGKAIFGELDAAAQQSLGTQLSFERFTAATVADLPGLVAQAAAAKALGWCANLGESAPELSAIAVAVTIGGELYGLSVVGPTERIQKDQKAHAVELMRVKQAIELQEQQEPQE from the coding sequence ATGGATGTCAAACTCGTTGCCCGCACCTTAGACCTGTTCGAACTGTTCGCCGCCGAACAACGGCCGCTGCCGCTCACCGAACTCGCGCGTTTGCTGAACGTGCCGGTGTCGAGTTGCCTCGCGCTCGCCCGCACGCTGGTGAGCCGCGGCTATCTGTACGAGGTCAGAAAACGGGGCGGCTACTATCCGACGCGTCGCTTGCAGTTGCTTGCAAGCGCGATCAATGCGGTCGATCCGATTGTCGAGATGGTGCATCCGCGTCTCGTCGAATTGCGCGACGCGAGCGGCGAGACGGCGGTGCTCGGCAAGATTCACGGTACCGCCGTGGTGTATCTCGATGTGGTCGAGTCGACCAAGGCGATTCGCTATACGCGCGCGCCCGGCGAGTTGCGTCCGTTGCATGCGAACTCGATCGGCAAGGCGATTTTTGGTGAACTGGATGCCGCCGCGCAGCAGTCACTCGGCACGCAACTGTCGTTCGAACGTTTCACGGCTGCGACCGTTGCCGATCTGCCTGGGCTTGTCGCGCAAGCGGCGGCAGCAAAGGCGCTAGGCTGGTGCGCCAATCTCGGCGAGAGCGCGCCGGAGTTGTCGGCGATCGCGGTTGCCGTGACGATAGGTGGAGAGTTGTACGGCCTTTCGGTGGTGGGCCCCACCGAGCGCATACAGAAAGATCAGAAAGCCCATGCGGTCGAATTGATGCGCGTGAAGCAGGCGATCGAGCTTCAGGAGCAGCAGGAGCCGCAGGAATAA
- a CDS encoding 2-hydroxy-3-oxopropionate reductase, with protein MTSTEHSMQKAGFIGLGIMGKPMAANLLKNGVALAAFTRSGVPDELTQAGAIACDSPAAVAAHADVIFVMVPDTPDVERVLFGEQGLADALRPGQIVVDMSSISPMATRDFAARVREHGADYLDAPVSGGEVGAKAGSLTIMVGGETATFESVKPLFDMMGKNVTLIGGVGAGQVCKVANQVIVAATIEAVGEALLLASKAGVDPARVREALMGGFASSRILEVHGERMTKRTFDPGFRIELHQKDLNLALSTAQALGVSLPNTATCQALFNACVAHGGKAWDHSAMVRALEILANHEIGQQTA; from the coding sequence ATGACATCCACGGAGCATTCCATGCAAAAAGCAGGCTTTATCGGACTCGGCATCATGGGCAAGCCCATGGCCGCCAACCTTCTCAAGAACGGCGTCGCCCTTGCCGCGTTCACGCGCAGCGGCGTGCCCGATGAACTCACCCAAGCCGGCGCGATCGCATGCGACAGCCCGGCCGCCGTGGCCGCGCATGCCGACGTGATCTTCGTCATGGTGCCGGACACGCCGGACGTCGAACGCGTGCTGTTTGGCGAACAGGGACTCGCGGATGCGTTGCGCCCCGGACAGATCGTGGTCGACATGAGCTCGATTTCGCCGATGGCCACGCGCGACTTCGCGGCCCGCGTGCGTGAGCACGGCGCGGACTATCTCGACGCACCGGTTTCCGGTGGCGAGGTCGGCGCCAAGGCCGGCTCGCTGACCATCATGGTAGGCGGCGAAACAGCCACCTTCGAGAGCGTCAAGCCGCTCTTCGACATGATGGGCAAGAACGTCACGCTGATCGGCGGCGTCGGCGCGGGCCAGGTGTGCAAGGTGGCCAATCAGGTGATCGTCGCCGCGACGATTGAAGCTGTCGGCGAAGCGCTGTTGCTCGCTTCCAAGGCCGGCGTCGATCCGGCACGCGTGCGCGAAGCGTTGATGGGCGGCTTTGCGTCCTCGCGCATTCTCGAAGTACACGGCGAACGGATGACGAAGCGCACCTTCGACCCGGGTTTTCGCATCGAGCTTCACCAGAAGGACCTGAATCTCGCGCTCTCGACTGCTCAGGCACTTGGCGTCTCCTTGCCGAATACGGCCACCTGCCAGGCGCTCTTCAACGCCTGCGTGGCGCATGGCGGTAAAGCATGGGATCACTCGGCCATGGTTCGTGCGCTCGAAATACTCGCCAATCACGAAATCGGCCAGCAAACCGCCTAA
- the garL gene encoding 2-dehydro-3-deoxyglucarate aldolase, which produces MTAATPYQPLPNSFRHAVCGGETLIGCWASLASPIVTELLGVIGFDWMLLDAEHAPNDVLTLIPQLMALKDSPSAPVVRPPANDSVFIKRLLDSGFSNFLVPFVDSAEDAQRAVAATRYPPQGIRGVSVSHRGNRYGTVANYFDVANDNVCVIVQIESRKAIDNIDEILAVDGVDAVFVGPSDLAVAYGHIGNPNHPDVQQAIAHVFERAQAAGKPSGILAPVQADAERYLSMGCRVVAVCADMGLLKTAAQTVQQHFMQKQADRK; this is translated from the coding sequence ATGACAGCCGCCACCCCTTATCAGCCCCTACCCAATAGCTTTCGCCACGCCGTGTGCGGCGGCGAAACCCTGATCGGCTGCTGGGCCTCGCTTGCCAGCCCGATTGTCACGGAACTGCTCGGCGTCATCGGCTTCGACTGGATGCTGCTCGATGCGGAACACGCGCCGAACGACGTTCTCACTTTGATCCCCCAGTTGATGGCGCTCAAGGACAGCCCGAGCGCGCCGGTGGTACGGCCGCCTGCCAACGACAGCGTATTCATCAAGCGGCTGCTGGATAGCGGCTTTTCGAATTTTCTGGTGCCATTCGTCGATAGCGCCGAAGACGCGCAGCGCGCCGTCGCCGCGACGCGTTACCCGCCGCAAGGTATCCGCGGCGTCTCGGTGAGTCACCGGGGCAACCGCTATGGAACGGTCGCCAACTACTTCGACGTCGCCAACGACAACGTCTGCGTGATCGTTCAGATCGAAAGCCGCAAGGCCATCGACAACATTGACGAGATTCTCGCCGTGGACGGCGTCGATGCCGTTTTCGTCGGACCGTCCGATCTCGCGGTCGCCTACGGCCATATCGGCAACCCGAACCACCCCGACGTGCAGCAAGCAATCGCGCACGTCTTCGAACGCGCTCAGGCGGCCGGCAAGCCGAGCGGCATCCTCGCCCCCGTGCAGGCCGACGCGGAGCGCTATCTCTCGATGGGTTGCCGCGTCGTCGCGGTCTGTGCGGATATGGGGCTGCTAAAAACCGCCGCACAGACGGTTCAACAACACTTCATGCAGAAACAGGCGGACCGCAAGTAA
- a CDS encoding FadR/GntR family transcriptional regulator has protein sequence MATPLASAAPPRRARNLAEFVVSYVTEQIASNALKPGDKLPTESQLMVTLSVSRTVIREAISRLQAGKIIETRHGIGSFVLEPQREKLGIDMVPATTLRDVLSILELRISLETECAGLAAQRAKPDDLARMRTALDAIEATRHNGLDSVDADLQFHISVARATGNRYFVDILTQMGSALIPRNRLDSAGIARAEPDAYLSLVNLEHESILEAITRHDAEGARAAMRMHLSNSRERLRRANENAEANS, from the coding sequence ATGGCTACACCACTGGCATCCGCGGCACCGCCACGACGCGCGCGCAATCTTGCCGAGTTTGTCGTCAGCTACGTCACCGAGCAAATCGCGTCCAACGCCTTGAAGCCCGGCGACAAGCTGCCGACCGAGTCGCAACTGATGGTCACGCTGAGCGTGAGCCGCACCGTCATCCGCGAGGCAATTTCACGCTTGCAGGCGGGCAAGATCATTGAGACGCGTCACGGCATCGGCAGTTTCGTGCTGGAGCCGCAGCGCGAAAAGCTGGGCATCGACATGGTGCCCGCCACCACCTTGCGCGACGTGCTGTCGATCCTGGAACTGCGCATCAGCCTCGAAACGGAATGCGCCGGCCTTGCCGCTCAACGGGCCAAGCCGGACGACCTCGCGCGCATGCGCACCGCGCTCGACGCGATCGAAGCCACCCGCCACAACGGGCTGGATAGCGTCGACGCCGACCTGCAATTCCATATCTCCGTGGCGCGCGCAACCGGCAACCGGTATTTCGTCGACATCCTCACGCAAATGGGCAGCGCGCTGATCCCGCGCAACCGGCTCGATTCGGCGGGAATCGCGCGGGCCGAACCCGATGCGTATCTGTCGCTCGTCAATCTGGAACACGAGAGCATTCTCGAAGCGATCACGCGCCACGACGCCGAAGGCGCGCGTGCCGCGATGCGCATGCATCTGTCCAATAGCCGCGAGCGGCTGCGGCGCGCCAATGAAAACGCGGAAGCAAATAGCTGA
- a CDS encoding aldehyde dehydrogenase (NADP(+)), protein MSITGEMLIGRKAVRGEEKPLRAFNPATGAEIAEPVFGSGSVANVERACELAQQAFDPYRHLPLTVRAEFLERIADGITALGDTLIQRAHEESGLPKARLEGERGRTTGQLKLFAQVVRAGQWLAATLDSPLPERKPLPRSDLRMQKIPLGPVAVFGASNFPLAFSVAGGDTAAALAAGCPVVVKAHRAHLGTSEMVGRVIQQVAKDMDLPEGVFSLIVGAGNSVGEALVAHPAIKAVGFTGSRAGGTSLMRVAAARAEPIPVYAEMSSINPVFLLSNALSKRGDAIARGFVDSLVLGAGQFCTNPGLAIAVDSDALKGFIATASEALSGKPAQTMLTAGIHAAYEEGEGKLAATRGVETLAQGVDATGPTQARAALFVTDALTFLSTPALEDEVFGPASTIVRCKDEQELLAVAEHFAGQLTATVQMDSADLPAAKKLVPILERKAGRILVNGFPTGVEVSHAMVHGGPFPATSDSRATSVGTTSIERFLRPVCYQDFPADLLPVALADSNPLDLWRRRDGEITRS, encoded by the coding sequence ATGTCTATTACCGGCGAAATGCTGATTGGCCGCAAAGCAGTGCGCGGCGAGGAAAAACCCTTGCGCGCGTTCAATCCCGCCACGGGCGCCGAGATCGCCGAGCCGGTGTTCGGCAGCGGCTCGGTCGCGAATGTCGAACGCGCCTGCGAACTCGCGCAGCAAGCGTTCGACCCCTACCGGCATCTGCCGCTCACGGTGCGTGCCGAGTTTCTCGAGCGTATCGCGGATGGCATCACGGCGCTCGGCGACACGCTGATCCAGCGCGCGCACGAAGAATCGGGCCTGCCGAAAGCGCGTCTCGAAGGCGAGCGTGGCCGCACGACGGGCCAGCTCAAACTGTTCGCACAAGTCGTACGCGCCGGCCAATGGCTTGCCGCCACGCTCGATTCGCCGTTGCCCGAGCGCAAGCCTTTGCCGCGCTCCGATCTGCGGATGCAAAAAATCCCGCTGGGCCCGGTCGCGGTGTTCGGCGCAAGCAACTTCCCGCTCGCGTTTTCGGTGGCGGGCGGCGATACCGCAGCGGCGCTCGCGGCGGGTTGTCCGGTGGTGGTGAAGGCACATCGCGCACACCTCGGTACCTCGGAGATGGTCGGCCGTGTGATTCAACAGGTCGCAAAGGATATGGACTTGCCGGAAGGCGTGTTCTCGCTGATCGTCGGCGCGGGCAATTCCGTCGGTGAAGCGCTGGTCGCGCATCCGGCCATCAAGGCGGTGGGCTTCACGGGTTCGCGCGCGGGCGGTACGTCGCTGATGCGCGTCGCGGCTGCCCGGGCCGAGCCGATTCCGGTTTACGCGGAAATGAGCAGCATCAACCCGGTGTTTCTTCTGTCGAATGCACTGTCGAAACGCGGCGATGCCATCGCGCGTGGCTTTGTCGATTCGCTGGTGTTGGGCGCAGGGCAGTTCTGTACCAACCCGGGGCTCGCGATCGCCGTGGATAGCGACGCGCTCAAAGGCTTCATTGCCACGGCATCCGAAGCACTGAGCGGCAAGCCGGCGCAGACCATGCTCACGGCCGGCATTCACGCCGCTTATGAGGAGGGCGAGGGCAAACTGGCGGCAACCCGCGGTGTCGAAACGCTTGCGCAAGGCGTTGATGCAACGGGTCCCACGCAGGCGCGCGCGGCGTTGTTCGTGACCGATGCGCTGACGTTCCTCTCTACACCGGCGCTGGAGGACGAGGTTTTCGGACCGGCGTCGACCATCGTGCGTTGCAAGGACGAGCAGGAATTGCTCGCGGTGGCCGAGCACTTTGCTGGTCAGTTGACCGCCACGGTGCAAATGGATAGCGCGGATCTGCCGGCGGCGAAGAAGCTGGTGCCGATTCTCGAGCGCAAGGCGGGCCGGATTCTGGTCAATGGTTTCCCGACCGGCGTCGAGGTTTCGCACGCGATGGTGCACGGCGGGCCGTTCCCGGCCACCTCCGATAGCCGTGCGACGTCAGTGGGGACGACCTCGATCGAGCGCTTCCTGCGGCCGGTGTGCTATCAGGATTTCCCGGCCGATCTGCTGCCGGTGGCGCTGGCCGACAGCAATCCGCTGGATTTGTGGCGTCGTCGCGATGGCGAGATTACGCGCAGTTAA
- a CDS encoding glycoside hydrolase family 28 protein, which translates to MATHDKNNGRQAVSRTAGRSEPNSPKRRAFILLAGTSAGATLLGTLPGCGGGSGSVNATPPASTPPTAAADPIWGPTGQATAIINRLAAITPSTFPATDFQVTSYGARTLPASALIQASAWPGGTISWVTGSQAATSPQSPGSNVMVPWDMTDTVYDSCSPFNAAIQAAHAAGGGRVVVPAGNWYCGGPIVLLSNVNFHLSSGCTIYFSPNPADYAKNGPYATANGNLYWTRWQANDCLNFGSPIYAYQQNNIALTADDNTCVLNGQAMTPMQLSTRAPTSCWWTWKGSSNEYGYVKPASGGAPVSQADANTGTSAYPANSATYPASVALTSLPAAQVTNPQANVSFTNQDGTTTTLMNLLTVSGWNQDQNYLPALSELGVPVMNRVFGLGHFLRPCMVEFIGCTNVLLQNYHTQNTPFWQHHPTDCTNVVIDGVFADSIGPNNDGFDPDACNYVLVQNVQFNTGDDCIAIKSGKCLDTEYGPMQNIVVQNCTMQSGHGGLTIGSEMSAGVENVYARNLTMQNENWASNPLNIALRFKTNMNRGGFINNVWINGVTLPNGVNLAGKYGGGALGASVPGSVPGTGTVGLTANPSTGQGGLITFDCDYSPSGDAVRWNPATINNVNISNVNATNTSGSVSYAMPAGFSATSASCFQAIVAQGPVAADYNGPLPVPAIQPITGVTISNCNLGTPICTGPATTNTPGPVFVNNVKAITLSNVVIGGVTYNSSLIG; encoded by the coding sequence GTGGCAACCCACGATAAAAACAACGGCAGGCAGGCAGTATCGAGAACCGCCGGCCGAAGCGAACCGAATTCACCTAAACGCAGAGCGTTTATCCTGCTCGCAGGAACCTCCGCGGGCGCCACCCTGCTAGGCACCTTGCCCGGGTGCGGCGGCGGCAGCGGCTCCGTGAACGCCACGCCGCCGGCGTCGACGCCACCCACCGCGGCGGCGGACCCGATCTGGGGCCCTACCGGCCAGGCAACGGCCATCATCAACAGGCTTGCCGCCATCACCCCGTCGACGTTCCCGGCTACTGATTTTCAGGTGACGAGCTACGGCGCGCGCACGCTGCCGGCGTCTGCGTTGATCCAGGCGAGCGCGTGGCCCGGCGGCACGATCTCATGGGTAACCGGCTCGCAAGCCGCGACGTCGCCGCAAAGCCCCGGCTCGAACGTGATGGTGCCGTGGGATATGACGGACACGGTGTACGATTCCTGCTCGCCATTCAATGCCGCGATTCAGGCCGCGCACGCGGCGGGTGGCGGCCGGGTGGTGGTGCCGGCCGGCAACTGGTATTGCGGCGGCCCGATCGTACTCCTGAGCAATGTGAATTTTCATCTGAGTTCCGGTTGCACGATCTATTTCAGCCCGAACCCGGCCGACTACGCGAAGAACGGCCCGTATGCGACGGCGAACGGGAATCTGTACTGGACGCGCTGGCAGGCGAACGACTGCCTGAACTTCGGCTCGCCGATCTATGCGTACCAGCAGAACAACATCGCGCTGACCGCCGACGACAACACCTGCGTCCTGAACGGCCAGGCGATGACACCGATGCAGTTGAGCACCAGGGCGCCGACCTCGTGCTGGTGGACATGGAAAGGCTCGAGCAACGAGTACGGTTACGTGAAACCGGCTTCCGGAGGCGCGCCGGTTTCGCAGGCCGACGCGAACACAGGCACCTCCGCCTATCCGGCCAACTCCGCCACCTACCCGGCCAGCGTTGCCTTGACGAGTCTGCCCGCGGCCCAGGTCACGAATCCGCAGGCTAATGTGTCGTTCACGAATCAGGACGGTACGACGACAACGCTGATGAATCTGCTCACGGTTTCGGGCTGGAATCAGGATCAGAACTACCTGCCCGCCCTGTCTGAACTCGGCGTGCCCGTTATGAATCGCGTCTTCGGCCTCGGTCACTTTCTGCGTCCGTGCATGGTCGAATTCATCGGCTGCACCAACGTGCTGCTGCAGAACTACCACACACAGAACACACCGTTCTGGCAGCATCACCCGACCGATTGCACGAACGTGGTGATCGACGGCGTGTTCGCGGACAGCATCGGCCCGAACAACGACGGCTTCGATCCGGATGCATGTAACTACGTGCTGGTGCAGAACGTCCAGTTCAATACCGGCGACGACTGCATCGCGATCAAGTCCGGCAAATGCCTCGACACGGAATATGGCCCCATGCAGAACATCGTGGTCCAGAACTGCACGATGCAAAGCGGTCATGGCGGGCTCACGATCGGTAGCGAAATGAGCGCGGGCGTGGAAAACGTCTACGCCCGCAATCTGACGATGCAAAACGAGAACTGGGCGAGCAATCCGCTGAACATCGCGTTGCGCTTCAAGACCAACATGAATCGTGGCGGCTTCATCAATAACGTGTGGATCAACGGTGTGACGCTGCCCAACGGCGTGAACCTGGCGGGCAAATACGGCGGCGGCGCGCTGGGCGCGAGCGTTCCGGGCTCGGTTCCCGGCACCGGCACGGTCGGCCTCACGGCCAACCCGTCCACCGGCCAGGGCGGCCTGATCACGTTCGACTGCGACTACAGCCCCTCGGGCGATGCGGTCCGCTGGAACCCGGCAACGATCAACAACGTGAACATTTCGAATGTGAACGCGACCAACACCTCGGGTTCGGTGAGCTACGCGATGCCCGCAGGCTTCTCCGCGACGTCGGCTTCATGCTTCCAGGCGATCGTCGCGCAGGGTCCCGTGGCAGCGGACTACAACGGCCCGCTGCCGGTACCGGCGATACAGCCGATTACCGGCGTGACGATCTCGAACTGCAACCTGGGGACGCCGATCTGCACGGGACCGGCAACCACAAACACGCCGGGACCGGTCTTCGTGAACAACGTAAAAGCCATCACGCTCAGCAACGTGGTGATTGGCGGCGTCACGTATAACAGCTCGCTGATTGGCTGA
- a CDS encoding NAD-dependent epimerase/dehydratase family protein translates to MKKIALSGAGGQLGSVVRAALIARGIPLRSAAGSKALVPLVEGEDVMHGDLRDPAVVDRLLAGVDMLIHFAGTSVERPLPEIIDNNLRALVEVYEGARRQGVRRVVFASSNHAIGMYPVTEHLSLDCALRPDGFYGLSKVWGEALARMYWDKHGIESICVRIGSCLERPTEQRHLSTWFGHDDLLHFLDRCVEAEDVGFITVWGVSANQRSWWDNSGAERLGYRPTQDAEVYAEAILAQPNPLDALGQRYQGGSFVGIDYSRDDGVAVAAGRPS, encoded by the coding sequence ATGAAGAAAATTGCCCTGAGTGGGGCCGGTGGCCAACTCGGCTCCGTAGTGCGCGCGGCATTGATCGCACGCGGGATCCCCTTGCGGTCGGCCGCGGGTTCAAAGGCTCTGGTGCCATTGGTGGAAGGTGAGGACGTCATGCATGGCGACCTGCGCGATCCCGCCGTCGTCGATCGCTTGCTGGCCGGCGTCGATATGCTGATTCATTTCGCCGGCACGAGCGTGGAGCGCCCGCTCCCGGAAATCATCGACAACAACCTGCGCGCGCTGGTCGAAGTGTACGAAGGCGCGCGCCGGCAGGGCGTTCGCCGTGTGGTGTTTGCCAGCTCGAATCACGCGATCGGCATGTATCCGGTCACCGAACATCTCAGTCTCGATTGCGCACTGCGCCCGGACGGTTTCTACGGTCTGAGCAAGGTGTGGGGCGAAGCGCTTGCGCGCATGTATTGGGACAAGCACGGCATCGAGAGTATTTGCGTGCGCATTGGTAGTTGCCTCGAGCGGCCGACCGAGCAGCGGCACCTGAGCACCTGGTTCGGTCATGACGACCTGCTGCATTTCCTCGACCGCTGTGTCGAAGCAGAGGACGTCGGATTCATCACCGTGTGGGGTGTGTCAGCCAACCAGCGTAGCTGGTGGGACAACAGCGGTGCCGAGCGTTTGGGTTATCGGCCGACGCAGGACGCCGAGGTCTACGCCGAGGCAATCCTGGCGCAGCCGAACCCGCTCGATGCATTGGGTCAGCGTTACCAGGGCGGCAGCTTCGTCGGCATCGATTACTCGCGCGACGACGGCGTCGCCGTCGCCGCGGGCCGGCCGTCCTGA